The following is a genomic window from Sutcliffiella horikoshii.
CTTGATGGGGACGAAGTAATTGTACTAGATAAAGAAAGCATGGATGTTTTAGACAAGTATGCAATAGCGAACGGTCCCTATCTCTTATTCAAAGGAGGCGAAAGAGAATGAAAAACGCCTTTTGTGTATTAGTGGTGGATGATGAAGCGGATATGCGCGAAATGCTTGGCATGTATCTTCACAAGGAAAACTATCAAGTCCTCCATGCGGAAAACGGAGGGGAAGCGCTGGATATGCTCTATGACCAAGCGGTGGACCTGATTATCCTCGATGTGATGATGCCAGTCATGGATGGCTTTACTGCTTGCAAAAAAATCCGTGAAAAATATATGATGCCGATTCTGATGCTCACAGCCAAAAGTGATGAATGGGATAAAGTGAGAGGTTTGAAGCTAGGGGCGGATGATTATGTAATGAAACCATTTAGCCCCAAGGAACTTTTGGCCAGGGTGGAGGCATTGCTTCGCCGATCCAATCAAGCATTCTTTGATGTGGTCTCGCACGCTGAGATAACGATTCAGAAAAACGCTCGGCAAGTGCTGGTTGGAGGGGAACGGGTGAACCTTGCACGAAGAGAATATGATCTTTTACTTTTTTTAATGGAACATGAAGGGAAAGTATTTTCAAGAGAACAGCTACATGATGTCATTTGGGGGCTGGATGCGGAAAAGAGTTCATACCGCACCGTAGACACTCACATAAAGACATTGCGATTCAAGCTGAAGGATGAAGGTGCCAAAATAAAAACGGTATGGGGCATCGGTTATAAATTTGAAGGTGAGGAAGCATGAAGCCATTATCTATTCGCAACAAAATTTGGCTTACCATCATTTCTGTTTCCGTTTTGACCATTATTTTGGTGGTGGTCGTGTCCTATTACCTGTATCAAACATTGTATATCGAAAAACAGACAGAAACTCTTTTAAAACAAGGACAAGCCTTGGAGCAATCCTACTATGAAAATAATCCGGAGAATTTCTCAAGGAAATTAGACTGGTTGGAAGATAGTTCGGATACCTTTTTCATTTTTACGGATGACCCGATGCTATTGGCAAGTGGTGCACCTTTTGACTCTTTTGCAGAAGAAAATCTAATCACTTTTTCCGAAAGACAGGACTTACTGAAAGGGAAAACGCTGACCTTCACGAAATACCATACCGGACTGAACCAAGAAATCAATGCGGTTGTCATTCCATTAAGTGTGGAAGATAGGTTGGAAGCAGTCATTTTTCTATATATTCCTTTAACAGCCATTGCGGAGGCATTTGAGCCAATCAGAAACTTTCTGATTGGTGGAGTTTTCCTAGTGATTATTCTTCTGATTTTAGTTGGAACGAAAATGACAAACAGGATTGTACAACCAATTAAGCAGATGGAGAAAGTGGCAAAAGACATTGCCCAAGGGGATTTTTCGAAAAGGTTATCCATAAAAGGCGAGGATGAAATTGCAAGCCTTGGTAGATCCATCAATACCATGTCATCCAATCTTGATGAAGTCGACAGGAACAGACGAGAATTTCTGGGCAATGTATCCCACGAATTAAGGACACCGATCAGCTATCTAAAAGGGTACAGTGAAGCGTTGGATGAAGGAATCATTCCAACAGAAAAATTTGCAGAAACGGTCAAGAAAGAAACGGATAGAATGGAACGTCTTGTTCATGATCTTTTGGATCTTGCTCAGCTAGAGGGTGACTCGTATCCGATGAACAAGGAACCGGTCATACTGGCGGAACTGGTAAAAGAAGTGCTGGACCGCTTTCGCTTAAAGCTGGATGACAAGAGTCTTGTAACGGAGGTCCAACTTGATGAAGGGGTCGTCGTGAATGGGGATTATGGGAGACTTGATCAAGTCATGGAAAACCTTTTGAGCAATGCTATCAAATTTTCCGCTACTAACAGGAAAATAAGAATTCTTGTCAGAGAGGGAAAAGAGATGGGTGTCTTGAAAATTGAGGATGAAGGAGTAGGTATTCCAGAAGAGGATGTTCCCTATATTTTTGAAAGGTTTTACCGAGTCGAAAAAGCCAGGACTAGAACAAGCGGTGGAACCGGCCTTGGACTTTCCATTGTCCAGCAGATTATAAATAAGCATGAAGGCAGGATTCATGTCGATTCTAAGCGTGGAATAGGAACAGTAGTGACAGTGGAATTACCGTTGTTTGATTTTCAATAATCCTTCATTCTTTTTTCACAATTGACCGTCAAAATATAAGCATACAAAGATAAAGTTGAAGGAGTATGCTTATGGAGAACACAACGAATCAAGATAAGAGCAAAAATCAGAGCAGAAATGGCCTCTACCAAACCATGTGGAGATGGCACTTTTATGCTGGGATTATTTTTGCTCCTTTTTTAATTATTTTGGCCTTCAGTGGTGCTGTTTATTTATTTAAACCGCAGATAGAATCCTATTTGTATCAAGATCTATATTATGTGGAAGAAACAAACTCAGCAACTTTGTCTGTAAATGGGCAGGCGGAAAAGGTAAGGTCGCAATACCCGGACGCTATCATAACAGGAGTATCCGTTTTTGATGAGGAAGAACGGACTTTTAAATTTTCCACGATGCAGGACGGACAGGCGGTAAATGTTTTTGTAGACCCTTATTCCGGAAAGGTGTTGGGAAATCTTCCTGTTGAAAAAGAACTGATGACCATCTTTATGAAACTGCATAGCGAACTGCTTGTCGGCGGGACGGTTGCCAACCGCTTAGTGGAGCTTGCTGCTTGCTGGGCCATTATTCTTATATTAACAGGACTGTATATTTGGTGGCCCCGAAACCGAGCCTCCATTTGGGGCACCGTCCTTCCGAGATTAAGAAGCAAAGGACGGGTGTTCTGGCGTGACATGCATGCGGTACCAGCATTCTGGCTGTCCATTGGACTCTTGGTCTTAATTTTGACAGGGCTGCCATGGTCCGGTGTTATGGGGGAGCAAATCAATCGAATCGCAACAGCAACAAATACCGGATATCCAGCATTCTCTTTTGCTTTCGGACCTAAGCCTGAATCGGTCTCAGTGACAAAAGATGTCGCCGAAGATGTCCCTTGGGCTGCAGAAAATATTCCAGTACCTGCTTCGGTCGATAATCAATATGTACCATTAACTCTAAATGACGCCGCAGGAATTGCGGAAATGAAAAATGTTCAAAAGCCGTAT
Proteins encoded in this region:
- a CDS encoding response regulator transcription factor, with protein sequence MKNAFCVLVVDDEADMREMLGMYLHKENYQVLHAENGGEALDMLYDQAVDLIILDVMMPVMDGFTACKKIREKYMMPILMLTAKSDEWDKVRGLKLGADDYVMKPFSPKELLARVEALLRRSNQAFFDVVSHAEITIQKNARQVLVGGERVNLARREYDLLLFLMEHEGKVFSREQLHDVIWGLDAEKSSYRTVDTHIKTLRFKLKDEGAKIKTVWGIGYKFEGEEA
- a CDS encoding sensor histidine kinase, which gives rise to MKPLSIRNKIWLTIISVSVLTIILVVVVSYYLYQTLYIEKQTETLLKQGQALEQSYYENNPENFSRKLDWLEDSSDTFFIFTDDPMLLASGAPFDSFAEENLITFSERQDLLKGKTLTFTKYHTGLNQEINAVVIPLSVEDRLEAVIFLYIPLTAIAEAFEPIRNFLIGGVFLVIILLILVGTKMTNRIVQPIKQMEKVAKDIAQGDFSKRLSIKGEDEIASLGRSINTMSSNLDEVDRNRREFLGNVSHELRTPISYLKGYSEALDEGIIPTEKFAETVKKETDRMERLVHDLLDLAQLEGDSYPMNKEPVILAELVKEVLDRFRLKLDDKSLVTEVQLDEGVVVNGDYGRLDQVMENLLSNAIKFSATNRKIRILVREGKEMGVLKIEDEGVGIPEEDVPYIFERFYRVEKARTRTSGGTGLGLSIVQQIINKHEGRIHVDSKRGIGTVVTVELPLFDFQ
- a CDS encoding PepSY-associated TM helix domain-containing protein, translated to MENTTNQDKSKNQSRNGLYQTMWRWHFYAGIIFAPFLIILAFSGAVYLFKPQIESYLYQDLYYVEETNSATLSVNGQAEKVRSQYPDAIITGVSVFDEEERTFKFSTMQDGQAVNVFVDPYSGKVLGNLPVEKELMTIFMKLHSELLVGGTVANRLVELAACWAIILILTGLYIWWPRNRASIWGTVLPRLRSKGRVFWRDMHAVPAFWLSIGLLVLILTGLPWSGVMGEQINRIATATNTGYPAFSFAFGPKPESVSVTKDVAEDVPWAAENIPVPASVDNQYVPLTLNDAAGIAEMKNVQKPYSISMPQGETGVFTIAASHSKPFDNATLHVDQYSGAVLTDVRYEDYGFLGKAITLGIALHEGKLFGLANQLLGLLLCIGLIGMMVSSLIMWRKRKPKNGLGAPGRNVDIKIKRAVTIIMLLLGLVMPLVGISIIVVLLLDKLVFVRIKRLKAWLG